A window from Candidatus Nitrospira neomarina encodes these proteins:
- the gatC gene encoding Asp-tRNA(Asn)/Glu-tRNA(Gln) amidotransferase subunit GatC, which translates to MASITQKEVEHVAQLARLDLSEAEKPMFADQLNHILSYVDQLQGVSTEGVPPTASVAHEEQVFREDSPSECLSVEKALANAPESHNGFFVVPNILGK; encoded by the coding sequence ATGGCCTCTATCACTCAAAAAGAAGTCGAACATGTCGCCCAATTAGCCCGCTTAGACTTATCGGAAGCGGAAAAACCCATGTTTGCCGACCAGTTGAATCATATTTTATCGTATGTGGATCAATTACAAGGGGTGTCGACGGAGGGAGTCCCTCCCACGGCCTCCGTCGCTCATGAGGAACAGGTGTTCCGTGAGGATAGCCCAAGCGAATGCTTGTCTGTGGAGAAGGCGCTGGCTAATGCCCCAGAATCACATAATGGATTTTTTGTCGTCCCGAATATATTAGGAAAATAG
- the rsmD gene encoding 16S rRNA (guanine(966)-N(2))-methyltransferase RsmD, whose product MKPSSIRIVAGQFKGRTIPTLPGRTTRPTSQRAREALFSILGGQIQDATVADLFAGTGAVGLEALSRGATKALFVEENPLAGRSIQQMLTQLKVSPSSQVLIEDVSLAIQNSILVGWRPFDMIFMDPPYRLQNVQQILHHLEEADVMAPTGRLIYEHFHKTTPPIPLGKWSLIRTARYGDTALTFYRPVSPTVKDFDQ is encoded by the coding sequence ATGAAACCATCTTCTATCCGGATCGTTGCAGGGCAATTTAAAGGTCGAACAATCCCTACGCTTCCTGGGCGAACCACCCGTCCGACTTCCCAGCGGGCCAGAGAAGCCCTGTTTTCTATACTGGGTGGCCAGATTCAGGATGCCACCGTGGCTGACCTATTCGCGGGGACAGGAGCAGTGGGGCTGGAAGCCCTAAGCCGTGGAGCGACTAAGGCGCTTTTTGTTGAGGAAAATCCATTGGCCGGAAGGAGTATTCAGCAGATGCTTACCCAACTCAAGGTTAGCCCTTCAAGCCAGGTCCTCATTGAGGATGTGTCACTCGCCATACAAAATTCAATTTTGGTAGGATGGCGTCCGTTTGACATGATATTCATGGACCCCCCTTACCGGCTCCAGAATGTTCAACAGATCTTGCATCATTTAGAAGAAGCGGACGTCATGGCCCCAACCGGTCGACTCATTTATGAACATTTCCATAAAACCACTCCTCCAATTCCCCTTGGGAAATGGTCGCTCATCCGAACCGCCCGCTATGGGGATACGGCGTTGACGTTTTACCGGCCCGTTTCTCCGACCGTAAAAGATTTTGACCAATGA
- the coaD gene encoding pantetheine-phosphate adenylyltransferase, with translation MTIGIYPGTFDPITRGHTDVIARSLRLVEQVIVAVAPNPRKAPLFDLDERVQLAKIATSDLKGVTVEPFDGLLVNYVRKRGALAIIRGLRAVSDFEHEFQMALLNRKLDSSLETVFLMSSEEFSYLTSSMVKEVASVGGPLHHFLHPEVAEWLQGRLRRNAK, from the coding sequence ATGACTATTGGCATTTATCCAGGGACATTTGATCCTATTACCCGGGGCCATACCGATGTCATTGCTCGAAGCCTCAGGCTGGTCGAGCAGGTGATCGTCGCCGTGGCTCCCAACCCTCGAAAAGCCCCATTGTTCGACTTAGACGAACGAGTCCAATTGGCCAAAATCGCCACAAGTGACCTCAAGGGTGTCACGGTTGAACCGTTTGACGGCTTACTGGTGAACTACGTCAGGAAACGCGGGGCTTTGGCCATTATTCGTGGACTAAGAGCCGTGTCAGATTTCGAACATGAATTTCAAATGGCCCTGCTGAACCGAAAACTTGACTCTAGTCTGGAAACTGTCTTCCTGATGTCGAGTGAGGAATTTTCCTATCTCACCTCCAGCATGGTCAAAGAGGTCGCCTCGGTTGGCGGTCCCCTCCACCATTTTCTTCATCCCGAGGTTGCCGAATGGCTCCAGGGTCGATTACGGAGAAATGCCAAATGA
- the radC gene encoding RadC family protein yields MNDPQLKKGIQSWPEKERPRELLLNNGAQGLSDAQLVAILLRIGRPDSSAVDVALDLLTRLKGLRGLANRSLQELCVVPGIGPAKAAQILAAVELGKRALAVPLTAGLRIHHSHDIYQHYYPLLRDLRHEVFKALLLDAKHGLIRDVTVSEGSLTVSIVHPREVFNLAVRESAAAVIFVHNHPSGDPHPSEEDHALTRRLMAAGEILGIRVLDHIVIGDGRYVSFADEGFLLSSTSTFDH; encoded by the coding sequence ATGAATGACCCACAACTCAAAAAAGGGATTCAATCCTGGCCTGAGAAGGAACGGCCCCGTGAACTCCTTCTGAACAATGGCGCTCAGGGTTTATCGGATGCTCAACTGGTGGCCATCCTTCTACGAATCGGTCGACCCGATTCCTCGGCAGTGGATGTGGCATTGGACCTCCTCACCCGGCTTAAGGGACTGCGGGGTTTGGCCAATCGAAGCTTGCAAGAATTGTGTGTTGTTCCAGGAATTGGTCCTGCAAAGGCTGCCCAGATTCTCGCAGCCGTTGAGTTGGGAAAGCGGGCATTGGCGGTTCCGTTAACTGCGGGATTACGGATTCATCATAGCCATGATATTTATCAACACTACTATCCTTTATTGCGTGATCTTCGGCATGAGGTCTTTAAAGCCCTGTTGTTAGATGCCAAACACGGGCTTATCCGAGATGTCACTGTCTCCGAGGGAAGTTTGACGGTGAGTATTGTTCATCCACGAGAAGTCTTTAATCTGGCCGTACGAGAATCTGCGGCAGCAGTCATTTTTGTCCATAATCATCCAAGTGGTGACCCTCATCCCAGCGAGGAGGATCATGCCCTAACCCGTCGACTTATGGCAGCAGGGGAAATTTTGGGTATCCGAGTGTTGGATCACATTGTGATTGGGGATGGGCGCTATGTGAGTTTTGCGGACGAAGGCTTTCTCCTTTCTTCAACGTCCACGTTTGACCATTGA